The following coding sequences are from one Desulfobacterales bacterium window:
- the tmk gene encoding dTMP kinase, with protein MNTDSTQGILIAIDGPNGVGKTTLVESVRCLLRDAACEVLTTGEPTDSALGRWIRANHGEVRGNALACLVAANRYEHLEDVIQPALARNVIVLTDRYVMSSFVYQVMDGVSPEFVWALNSRCRPADLSICLSARRSSIAKRMSERPTLTRFEASASPEEEGQLYRQACELLRGNGWSVETTANKDGHADQIALEVAERILHMRAGGNV; from the coding sequence GTGAATACAGACAGCACGCAGGGCATACTCATCGCCATCGATGGACCAAATGGTGTTGGAAAGACGACTCTGGTCGAGTCCGTTCGATGCCTTCTACGTGATGCTGCGTGCGAAGTTCTCACGACAGGAGAGCCCACAGACTCGGCCTTGGGCCGTTGGATCCGCGCCAACCATGGCGAAGTCAGAGGCAACGCCCTTGCTTGCCTGGTTGCCGCGAACAGGTACGAACATCTCGAGGACGTGATCCAGCCCGCATTGGCGCGTAACGTAATTGTACTGACTGATCGATATGTGATGTCGTCATTCGTCTATCAGGTCATGGACGGTGTGTCTCCCGAGTTCGTCTGGGCACTGAACTCAAGGTGCCGGCCCGCGGACCTCTCGATTTGCCTTTCCGCTCGCCGCAGTTCCATTGCAAAGCGCATGTCGGAGCGTCCCACCCTGACTCGCTTTGAAGCGTCCGCTTCTCCGGAGGAAGAAGGGCAACTCTATCGGCAGGCTTGTGAATTACTCCGTGGGAATGGCTGGTCGGTTGAAACGACCGCCAACAAAGACGGTCATGCCGATCAAATCGCCTTGGAGGTCGCAGAGCGGATTCTC